Proteins from one Patagioenas fasciata isolate bPatFas1 chromosome 6, bPatFas1.hap1, whole genome shotgun sequence genomic window:
- the AKR1A1 gene encoding aldo-keto reductase family 1 member A1, with protein MSAACSFVALHTGQKMPLIGLGTWKSDRGQVKEAVKYALSVGYQHIDCAAAYSNEAEIGEAFQECLGPNKVIKREDLFVTSKLWNTKHHPDDVEPALRKTLGDLKLDYLDLYLMHWPHAFERGDNLFPKNPDNTVCYDYTDYKDTWKAMEKLVEKGLVKAIGLSNFNSRQIDDVLSVATVKPAVLQVECHPYLAQNELIAHCQKRGLVVTAYSPLGSPDRMWKNPDEPVLLEEPGIKKLAEKYSKSPAQIILRWQVQRKVVVIPKSVTPARIQQNLQVFDFNLTEEEMSHIGSLNKNWRYIVPMITVNGKLVARDAGHPHYPFNDPY; from the exons ATGTCTGCAGCATGCAGCTTCGTTGCACTCCACACTGGGCAGAAGATGCCTCTCATAGGACTGGGAACTTGGAAAAGTGACCGTGGCCAA GTGAAAGAGGCAGTGAAATATGCCCTAAGTGTGGGTTATCAGCACATTGATTGCGCAGCAGCTTACAGCAATGAAGCAGAGATTGGAGAGGCTTTCCAGGAATGCCTTGGGCCCAACAAG GTTATTAAGAGAGAGGACCTGTTTGTAACATCAAAGCTCTGGAATACCAAGCACCACCCAGATGATGTGGAGCCAGCACTAAGGAAAACACTTGGAGACTTGAAACTGGATTACCTGGACCTGTACCTCATGCACTGGCCTCATGCCTTTGA ACGAGGGGACAATCTCTTCCCAAAGAATCCTGATAACACGGTGTGTTATGATTACACTGATTACAAGGATACCTGGAAGGCTATGGAGAAGCTGGTGGAAAAAGGTCTTGTGAAAGCCATTGGGCTGTCAAACTTCAACAGTCGTCAGATTGATGATGTACTAAGCGTGGCTACTGTCAAACCAGCTGTGCTCCAG GTGGAATGCCATCCTTACCTAGCTCAGAACGAGCTGATAGCTCACTGCCAGAAACGAGGACTGGTTGTCACTGCCTACAGTCCTCTCGGTTCTCCAGATCGCATGTGGAAAAATCCGGATGAGCCCGTGCTTCTAGAAGAACCTGGGATCAAAAAACTGgcagaaaaatacagcaaatcgCCTGCACAGATCATCCTCAG ATGGCAAGTGCAGCGTAAAGTGGTTGTCATTCCCAAGAGCGTCACTCCTGCTCGCATTCAGCAGAATCTCCAG GTGTTTGATTTCAACCTCACAGAAGAGGAGATGAGCCACATTGGAAGCCTGAATAAGAACTGGCGTTACATTGTGCCAATGATTACG GTGAATGGAAAGCTAGTAGCAAGAGATGCTGGACACCCCCATTATCCCTTCAATGACCCCTATTAA